The Magnolia sinica isolate HGM2019 chromosome 10, MsV1, whole genome shotgun sequence genome includes a window with the following:
- the LOC131257631 gene encoding putative disease resistance protein At1g50180 codes for MPVYEYVVELLVQKLNDPIVQKASFFHRVGDEVRYIQDELEMIRRSLPDAYEKQGRDERVKLWMQDVTDAVYDLEDIIDRMVSKTAPHRQGGFMGSLNRCALTFNKLIVRRKVALEIERIMIKIRSISDASSAYGIQCTNWAEGTSTAGQNLRAHLIVEPDIAGSDRESYTLAGYLTEDWLELCVVILLGELGHGKTTLARRLYNEYREKKFLNSRTWVFVSHDYDLKTLLLEIINCGMVQSDVELKAMMEKDIVELTEHIFNYLEDKRYLMVFDEIWENKAWDDLKNAFPDKKDGSRVLFVTRNSDLSSHLLTVSWTHELSSLSNADKWELFSKKASTQKQDIPKSFKLFLQNSPPLAIVVIGGLLSRKERNEWENILESIQSLNEVISLGYKDLPYYLKPCFLYLGIFPENYEFHPKKLIQCWVAEGFLQQRGNHKTPEELGEEFLLELIQRGMIQVAERSASGCIKRCCISFLVRNLSNSEAEEENFLDVFHEHSRPRQTATQH; via the coding sequence ATGCCTGTTTATGAGTATGTTGTTGAGTTACTCGTCCAAAAACTCAATGACCCAATCGTTCAGAAAGCTAGTTTCTTTCACAGGGTGGGAGATGAGGTCCGATATATCCAAGATGAACTTGAGATGATTCGACGCTCCTTACCTGATGCATATGAGAAACAAGGAAGAGATGAGAGAGTGAAGCTTTGGATGCAAGACGTGACAGATGCCGTATATGATCTGGAGGACATCATAGACAGAATGGTCTCCAAAACAGCACCCCATAGGCAAGGAGGATTCATGGGCTCCCTCAACAGGTGTGCTTTAACCTTCAATAAGTTAATTGTTCGACGTAAGGTGGCCTTGGAGATTGAACGGATAATGATTAAAATCCGTTCAATCTCCGACGCAAGTTCAGCCTACGGCATTCAATGCACAAACTGGGCAGAAGGGACGAGCACTGCCGGCCAAAACCTCAGAGCTCATCTCATTGTAGAACCCGATATAGCTGGTTCCGACCGAGAATCGTATACATTGGCTGGATATCTGACGGAAGACTGGCTTGAGCTCTGTGTTGTTATTTTGTTAGGAGAGCTGGGTCATGGTAAAACCACTCTCGCCAGGAGACTCTATAACGAATACAGGGAGAAGAAATTTTTAAATTCTCGCACTTGGGTTTTTGTTTCACACGATTATGATCTTAAAACTCTTTTGCTGGAAATCATAAACTGTGGTATGGTGCAATCTGACGTGGAACTCAAGGCGATGATGGAAAAGGACATCGTTGAGCTGACAGAGCACATTTTCAATTATCTGGAAGATAAAAGATACCTGATGGTTTTCGATGAGATATGGGAAAACAAAGCATGGGATGATTTGAAGAATGCGTTCCCGGATAAGAAGGATGGGAGTAGGGTCCTGTTCGTCACACGCAACAGCGACTTATCTTCACATCTTCTCACAGTAAGCTGGACCCATGAATTATCCTCTTTAAGTAATGCAGATAAGTGGGAATTATTTTCGAAGAAAGCATCAACCCAGAAGCAAGATATACCCAAATCCTTTAAATTGTTTCTCCAGAACAGCCCACCTCTCGCAATCGTTGTCATCGGAGGGCTATTATCAAGGAAAGAACGAAATGAGTGGGAGAATATACTCGAAAGCATCCAGAGCCTCAATGAAGTAATATCTTTGGGCTATAAAGATTTGCCCTATTACTTGAAACCATGTTTTCTTTACTTGGGCATTTTTCCAGAAAATTATGAGTTCCACCCTAAAAAACTGATTCAATGCTGGGTCGCCGAAGGGTTCCTACAACAGAGAGGAAACCACAAAACACCAGAGGAATTGGGAGAAGAGTTTCTGTTAGAGCTAATTCAACGAGGAATGATCCAAGTTGCAGAAAGAAGCGCAAGCGGGTGTATCAAAAGATGCTGCATCTCTTTTCTAGTGCGCAATCTCTCCAATTCAGAGGCTGAGGAAGAGAATTTTCTCGACGTGTTTCATGAGCACTCACGTCCCAGGCAGACAGCTACTCAGCATTGA